Genomic DNA from Bacteroides zhangwenhongii:
ACATATCCTGAAGAAACACGGTGGTTTTGACAATGTCGCCCATTGTCAATCCCGCCTCTTCAAGAATGTGCTTTATATTTTCCAACGACTGGCGGGTCTGTCCTTCTATCCCTTCCGCCATCTGCCCCGTAGCGGCGTCAATAGGCAACTGTCCCGACACAAATACCATTCCGCCCGCTTCTATCGCCTGGCTGTACGGACCGATAGCTCCGGGAGCTTTCTCACTGCAAATTACTTTCTTCATATTTCTATAATTGTCATTTATATAAGATACAAAGTTATAAAAATATTCTATCCCCCTTTTATAAAATATCGTTTTTAATATCCAGCCGTCTCTTTTATTTTGGCTTTTCCAATATAAGAGGATTTCTCTCATTGATAGCAGAAAACGAAACATAAACACAAAACCTCCTGTGAAACGAATCTCACAGGAGGTTTTTTATTATTTATTCGAAAAGATTATTCCGCTTTTTCTTCTGCAGGAGTTTCAGCAGGTGCAGGAGCAGCTTCAACCGGTTTTTCAACCTTTACATCTTCTCTAGATACGTTTACCGTAACGTTGACAGCAGAAGGTTGTCCCTGGTAAGGCATACGGTTCTTCGGGTCAGCACCATATTGGTTAGGACCTACAGTACCGTCAGCAAACAACATATAAAGTCCGAAAATAGCATTCACGATAGGAATGAACATCAACAGAATCAACCAGCCGGATTTATTCAAGTCGTGCAGACGCTTCACACCCTGTGCCAGAGAGAACCACACAGAAGCAACCAAAGCGGCAAGACCGATCAGCAAGCCGAATACGGAGCCACCGGCAGAACCGCTGGAAGCACCAAAAATAAAAGTACCTACACCCAACAGCATAGCGATCCAAGTTACTATACCACCAACAATACCAGACAGGAAATATTCGATTCTACGAATACGACCGTCAAAAGAAAAAGGAGCTTTGAACATAATTTATAAAATTTATATTAATAAATAAGTGAGTTGTTCATCGTGCATTTATTATATGGAAGCAAAGTTATAAAAAAAATAAAATAAAAAAAGTTCTTTAAGGAAAAGAATAAAAAAATAACCGAATCCCGTGCAGTATTTTCTATTTTCCTGCATTTAACCTATAAAACAAAGAAAAAGTAGCAAATCAAACCATGTATCATTAACCTACAACCTGAGCTTGAACAGAAGGGGAAAATTAAAAGAGAAAGAGAGAGTTTTTTAATTAACGTCCCCAAATGAAAAGGGAAGGTTTGAAACCTTCCCTTTTCCCCTTTCATCAAAATCGAGGGTTCACCTCAAATGAACTGCACCCCAAAAGTTAGACACAAAACTTTTGGGGTGCAGTTCATTTTGACACATTCCTTTTATTTGCAGTATTTTTGAATCAGCTCATCCACATTCGGATCTCCCAGTTCCTTAGCTTTCTTAAAGTTCCCGCAAGCCTCGTCCTTCTTCTGCAACTGTATCTGACAAAGCCCCAACAAGCGATAGGCTTCGGCATATTTCGGATCTGTTTTCAGCATGTCATTCAGAATACGAACCGCCTCTTCATAACGGCCTACGCGCAAATTCACCACCGCGTGTTCCGCCTGATAAGTCAAGTCGGCAGGATTCAGTTCGATAGCCTTAGCGATATCATCCAACGCACGCTGATACTGGCGGGCTTTCAGCGCCGCCTGCTCACGATAATAATAAAATACATCATTCACTTGTCCTTTCACCGCGGTATGGTAGGCGTCATAATCAAGCATGGCATTCCGTGCCTGACCGGCCGCCATATTCATTTGCGCACGTTCCAGCAGATAAGGAGCCAACTCAGCGGTTATCGGCTGCGGACAACGGGCAATGCAACTATCCATCAAGGCCAAAACCTCTTTCGGGTCGCTTTTCATCAATTCCTTTGTCTTGGCGGCACTGAAGAAGGTAGCGGGAGAAGCAAGATTGCTGGCGTTTACTTTCTCATAAGCAGCCAAAGCACCTGCATAGTCTTGCTTGGCAAACAGGATATCGCCTTCCATCTGAATGTAAACAGGCAACGGATCAATAGCTATCGCCTGACGGACATTCTCCAAAGCAGTATCATACGTCCAATCCTTATACGTCTTTTCCGGCTTGGACAGCTGGTAAGAATACATCATCTTACCTATATTATAATATGCATCGTCTTTCTTCTGAGCCACCTTCAACGCGCGGTTAAAGTCGTCAACGGCTTTATCATACCAAGACTGGTCATCCTTGCCTTTGGCTATATAGTAATTCGCACGGCGGAGATACCCGTCCGCGTTGTTCGGGAACTGAGCGATAAAATCATCCAAGAGTTTGCCATAGTCATCTCCCGACATCTGAGAGGAAGCCATAAACAAATAGACCAATGCCTGGTCTTCCGTTTCGGGCAATCCCTTCCGGATACCAATGCTTCTCAACGTCGCATCCCCCAGAGAAAGGGCATTGATCTTCTGCGCCATCGCAAAAGCCGCCCCTGCCGCATAACAAGTGGTTATCGTGTCAAGCCCCGACGACTTCTGCGCAATGCCGAACACCTGTCCTTCCGCGTTCATCACCGGACAGCTCACCATCTTGTCTTTCATCTGCATACTCAATGTATAATAATGGTACTCTCCCGCCACTTTGGATACCTCCTTCACCTTGCCGGAAACGCAGGCAATACTCTTCTGCGTGGAATAAGGAAGCATCCACGCATCACTTCCCACTGCCGGAGCAGCAGTCGCCACCACCAGCGCAGGCACTTTCTTTTCAGTAATTCCTACACGGAACTTTATAACATCATACATATCATTCGCTCCCAATATCCGGCTGACCGGCATTTGCTTACCGTCCGCCGTCACGACCACCGCACGCTCCGCTCCCTTGAAAAGAGAAAAATCGGATAATGCCAGTCCGTCTTCGGAGACAAAAAATCCGTTACCGGTATTCAGCATTTTATCATTTTTATCGTAGGTCACGACCGAGAAGACCGCACGTTTCGCCTTCTCTACCCATTTAGGGGTTTGCGCCATGCTTCCCTGCACCAGAAAGAAAAGCGCCAAAGGTAGAATTAAAATCTTCTTCATAATATTACTCATTGTTTCTTTGTTTCACCGCCTCGTAAATCAAGATACCCGCAGCTACGGAGACATTCAATGACTCGATAGTGCCCAGCATCGGTATCTTCACCCATTCGTCGCAGAGCGCCAGGTTATCGTATGACACCCCTGTATCCTCCGCTCCCATAATGATGCACAACGGTCCCGTATAATCAGCTTTCGTATAATCGTAATCTCCCTTTTCGGTAGCCGCCACAATACGGAAGCCGCTGTCTTTCAGATACTGAAGCGTCGAGCGCAAGCTCTGTTCACGACATACGGGAAGCGTATGCAACGCTCCCGCCGATGTTTTCACCGCATCGGCATTTACCGACACGCTGCCACGTGCGGGAATAATCACCGCATCTACGGCGGCACATTCGCAAGTACGGGCAATCGCGCCGAAATTGCGGACATCAGTCACTCCGTCCAACATTACAAAAAACGGATTCTTGCCTTGCTCAAACAGGAAAGGAACAAGATCCTCCGTCTTCTGATAAGTCACGGAAGAAATGAAAGCGATCACACCCTGATGATTCTTCCGGGTGATACGGTTGATACGCTCCACCGGAACACGCTGAACGGGTATCAGCGTACCTTTCAAAGCTGCAAAAAGCTCTTTGGAAAGATCACTCTGAATATCTTTCTTCACGAGGATTTTATCTATTTCTTTTCCAGCCTGAATGGCCTCTATCACGGCACGAACGCCGAAAATCATTTCACTTTTGTCAAGCATCTTATTTATTTACTATTGTACTATATTTACGAATTACTATTTATACATTACCGTAACGGCAATGCCACACCGCTAATCACTGTTCAACAGCGCCTTGGCGTTGCTGAGCGCGGCTTCGGTCAAAGTAGCGCCACTCAACATGTGGGCTATCTCCTCCACCCGCTCCTCATCAGTAAGACGGCGGATATGGCTGTTGGTTTCCGTATCGCTATCTTTCTTGTACACCTTATAATGCGCCCGTCCACGAGCGGCAATCTGCGGCAGGTGGGTAATGCTGATCACCTGACGGTTCTGCTCGCCCATCTCCTGCATCATATCCGCCATGCGGTCGGCTATCTCACCGGAAACTCCGGTATCTATCTCATCAAACACGATGGTCGGCAACTTCACGGCTCCCGCGATCATGGCTTTGATGGAAAGCATGACACGGGCTATCTCACCCCCCGAAGCCACAGAAGAAATATTCTGCAATGTACCGTTCTTGTTGGCGGAAAACAAGAAGCTGACCGTATCTTCTCCCTGCAATCCGGGTTCTTTCTTCAATCCCATCTCCACCTGGAAACGGACATTCGGCATTCCCAACGGAATCAGACGGGTGGCCAACTGCTTTTCCACCTCACGGGCAGCCTTGACGCGGGCTTTGGTCAGCAAGGCAGCCTGCTGCTTCACCTGTTTGAACTGTTCCTCCTTGCGGGCGGTCCATTCGGCAATCCGTTCATCGTATGAAGTTATGTCGGACAGTTTGACACGGTATTCTTCCGCCAAAGCCAGCAACTCATCAAGCGTCTGTACCCGATGTTTCTGCTGCAAGGAATAAATCAAGTTCAGACGCTCGTTCACTTCCTCCAGCCGTGCCGGGTTGAACTCCACCGATTCACCCTGCGAAGAGATTTCATGCGCGATATCTTTCAGTTCGATATAAGCGCTCTCCATACGTTCCGCCAGTTCTTTGGCAGGCTGGTAGACTTTCTGCAGATTGTTCAGCGTGTTCAGATTGTCCTTCAGATAAGAAAGTAGTCCGCCTTCGTCTGAGGCGAACACCTGCTCCACCCGGTAAAGTCCTGCCTTGATTTCCTCCGCATGGCTCAGTATTTCGGCTTCCTGTTCCAACTCCTCCTGCTCTCCTTCCACAAGACGGGCTTCTTCGAGTTGCTCCAATTGGAAACGGATGTAATCTTCGTCCGAACGGCTTTTCTCGGCAAGCGAGACTAACTCCGCCAATTCGCGTTCCGTCTGTTTCCATCCGGCATAACAGGTGTGGTATTTCTCCAACGTAGTGTCGTTATGCGCCAGAATATCAAGTACATTCAACTGAAAGCCTTCCTTGTTGAGCAACAGATTCTGATGTTGTGAATGCACGTCAATCAACTGCTCTCCCAGCTCCTTCACCTGCGCCAACGAAGCGGGCGTATCATTGATAAACGCCCGACTCTTACCGGACGCCTGCACTTCACGACGCAAAATGCACTCTTCATCATATTCCAGCTCATTGTCTTCAAAAAACGGGCGCATCCCATAAGCCGATATATCAAAACGAGCTTCTATGATACATTTAGAAGCTCCGCGACGAATTGACTTTACATCGGCACGCTGTCCGAGCAGCAGCCCGATGGCTCCCAGAATAATTGATTTCCCGGCTCCCGTCTCACCTGTAATAACGGAAAAGCCGGTGTCGAAACTAATATCCAGTTTCTCTATCAATGCGTAATTCTGAATGTATAGTGAACGTAACATTTGAATAAGTTGAGAGTTGAGAGTTAAGAGTTGAGAGTTAAGTGTTTTAATTCATTAGACAGGCGGTCTATAATATCGACGGCCACTTTTGTCTTCGACTTGAGCGGATAGTCGGTACGGCCTTTCCGGTCGATGATACTGATTTTGTTGGTATCATGACGGAAACCGGCTCCCACGTCGTTCAGAGAGTTGAGCACGATAAAATCGAAATTCTTCCGTTCGAGTTTTCCTTCGGCATTCTGCTGCTCGTTGT
This window encodes:
- a CDS encoding RidA family protein codes for the protein MKKVICSEKAPGAIGPYSQAIEAGGMVFVSGQLPIDAATGQMAEGIEGQTRQSLENIKHILEEAGLTMGDIVKTTVFLQDMSLFAGMNGVYATYFDGAFPARSAIAVKALPKDALVEIECIAIR
- a CDS encoding DUF805 domain-containing protein, coding for MFKAPFSFDGRIRRIEYFLSGIVGGIVTWIAMLLGVGTFIFGASSGSAGGSVFGLLIGLAALVASVWFSLAQGVKRLHDLNKSGWLILLMFIPIVNAIFGLYMLFADGTVGPNQYGADPKNRMPYQGQPSAVNVTVNVSREDVKVEKPVEAAPAPAETPAEEKAE
- a CDS encoding serine protease, with the protein product MKKILILPLALFFLVQGSMAQTPKWVEKAKRAVFSVVTYDKNDKMLNTGNGFFVSEDGLALSDFSLFKGAERAVVVTADGKQMPVSRILGANDMYDVIKFRVGITEKKVPALVVATAAPAVGSDAWMLPYSTQKSIACVSGKVKEVSKVAGEYHYYTLSMQMKDKMVSCPVMNAEGQVFGIAQKSSGLDTITTCYAAGAAFAMAQKINALSLGDATLRSIGIRKGLPETEDQALVYLFMASSQMSGDDYGKLLDDFIAQFPNNADGYLRRANYYIAKGKDDQSWYDKAVDDFNRALKVAQKKDDAYYNIGKMMYSYQLSKPEKTYKDWTYDTALENVRQAIAIDPLPVYIQMEGDILFAKQDYAGALAAYEKVNASNLASPATFFSAAKTKELMKSDPKEVLALMDSCIARCPQPITAELAPYLLERAQMNMAAGQARNAMLDYDAYHTAVKGQVNDVFYYYREQAALKARQYQRALDDIAKAIELNPADLTYQAEHAVVNLRVGRYEEAVRILNDMLKTDPKYAEAYRLLGLCQIQLQKKDEACGNFKKAKELGDPNVDELIQKYCK
- the rlmB gene encoding 23S rRNA (guanosine(2251)-2'-O)-methyltransferase RlmB; translation: MLDKSEMIFGVRAVIEAIQAGKEIDKILVKKDIQSDLSKELFAALKGTLIPVQRVPVERINRITRKNHQGVIAFISSVTYQKTEDLVPFLFEQGKNPFFVMLDGVTDVRNFGAIARTCECAAVDAVIIPARGSVSVNADAVKTSAGALHTLPVCREQSLRSTLQYLKDSGFRIVAATEKGDYDYTKADYTGPLCIIMGAEDTGVSYDNLALCDEWVKIPMLGTIESLNVSVAAGILIYEAVKQRNNE
- the recN gene encoding DNA repair protein RecN, with the protein product MLRSLYIQNYALIEKLDISFDTGFSVITGETGAGKSIILGAIGLLLGQRADVKSIRRGASKCIIEARFDISAYGMRPFFEDNELEYDEECILRREVQASGKSRAFINDTPASLAQVKELGEQLIDVHSQHQNLLLNKEGFQLNVLDILAHNDTTLEKYHTCYAGWKQTERELAELVSLAEKSRSDEDYIRFQLEQLEEARLVEGEQEELEQEAEILSHAEEIKAGLYRVEQVFASDEGGLLSYLKDNLNTLNNLQKVYQPAKELAERMESAYIELKDIAHEISSQGESVEFNPARLEEVNERLNLIYSLQQKHRVQTLDELLALAEEYRVKLSDITSYDERIAEWTARKEEQFKQVKQQAALLTKARVKAAREVEKQLATRLIPLGMPNVRFQVEMGLKKEPGLQGEDTVSFLFSANKNGTLQNISSVASGGEIARVMLSIKAMIAGAVKLPTIVFDEIDTGVSGEIADRMADMMQEMGEQNRQVISITHLPQIAARGRAHYKVYKKDSDTETNSHIRRLTDEERVEEIAHMLSGATLTEAALSNAKALLNSD